DNA sequence from the Nocardia fluminea genome:
GGGGAAGACGGTCTCACTGAGCACGGTCTGCCCGTCGAGCTCCAGGCGCAGCGTGCCGACGCCCGCGAAGCCGATGCGCCAGTCCCCCGCCTCGTCGGCGCGTAGGCGGCCACGGATCTGGAAGGACTTGGCCTGCAAGGCGAAAGGCGTGCCGAAGAGCATGAGATTGCCCGCGGTGCGGTGCTCGGAATGCAGGACGGTCTCGCCGTCGAGGAAGCGCAGGTTCACCCCCGCCGTGCCGGTCTCGGGGTCGGTGACCAGGTCCAGCGGCACCGCGATCAAGTTCTCGTTGAGGTGGACACCCGGGGTGTACTCCACCGGCAGTACATCCCGCAGACCCTGCAACGGCGAACTGGTATGCGACGGAACGACTGTCGAGCTGCCGCCGCCACCGAAGCGTGGCTGCGCGGCGGCCGCGCCCAGCAGGGCGACCCGGGTGGGCCGGCCCAGTGGCAGCACACCGTCGTTGGTCGCCAAAACCATCGCCTTGGCGGCGGCGTCACGCACGAGTCGGCGCGCGGTCTCGTCAGTGAAGGCCGGTGGCTGCTGCGGGGTTGCGTTCAGCGCACCCACACGCTGCGCGAATCGCAGAATGCGGCGGACCTTCTCGTCGATCGCCGCTTCGGGGACCTTGCCCTCACGGACCGCTTGGACCAGCGGGGCGGCCCAGAGTTCCCACGGTCCTGGCATCGCCAGGTCGGTGCCGTTGGCGGCTCCCTCGGTGGAGCGCACGGCGGTCCAGTCCGAGACCACGACGCCGTCGAAGCCCCACTCACCCTTCAAAGGCTCGTCCAGCAGCGGGTTCTCGGTCATCGTGGCGCCGTTGACGGAGTTGTAGCCGTCCATGATCATCCACGCGCCCGCTTCGACCGACCGTTCGAACGGGTACAGGTACAACTCGCGCAGGGTGCGGTCGTCGACGATCACATCGGCGGTGAAGCGTTCGGTTTCGGAGTCGTTGGCCACGTAGTGCTTCGGGCACGCGCTGACGCCGTGGTCCTGCACGCCGGTCACATACGCGGCGGCCATCTCACCGGTGAGCATCGGATCTTCGGAGAAGCATTCGAAATGCCGTCCGCCGAGCGGGGATCGGTGCAGGTTGATGGTCGGGCCGAGCACCGCGTACACATTCTTGCGGCGGGCTTCGGCGGCGATGAGCCCGCCGATCTCGGCGAGCAGCTCGCGATCCCAGGTGGCGGCCAGCGCCGAACCCGACGGCAGGCTCACCGAGGGGTCGCGCTCGTCCCAGGTCTCACCGCGCACACCGGAGGGGCCGTCGGAGACGGGCATCTCGGTCAGGCCGATGCTCTCGTCGCCGGCGAAGCGGAAGATGTTGGATCCGGAGATCAGCCGGATCTTGGCCTCCAGGTCCAGCTTGTCCAGGAGGGCTTCGATGTTGTCGGTCATGCCGGTTCCTTCCAGAAGTTCACCAGATCGGCCGTTACCTGTGCGGGGACATCTTCGTTCGGCACATGCCCGATACCCGGGTACACCGCGGTCCTAGCCTGCAGCTGTCGAGCGAAGTTCTCGTGGACCTCGGGATCCCACAGATCGTTCGTGTCGCCGTAGGCCACGAGCAGCGGCACACCGGCATCGCGCAGCGTGGCGGGATCGGCCAGCGGCGGGGTCTCCATGCATTTCAGGATGCCAAGGATGTTCGCTTTCTCGGTCTGCACGAGGCGGTCGTGCAGGAATTCGGCGCGCTCGGGCGAGGGCGTCTGCCCGGCGGCGTCCATGGCAGCGCTCATCTGTTGCCAGAGAAATTCCTGGCCTGCCGACTCCACCACCTGCGCCACCAGCTGTGGCGGTGAGAATTTGATGTCCTCGACCGAGGAAGGTCCCGAGGCCAGCAGCGTGAGGCTGCGGAATCGGGCGGGCTCGTCGACCACGCTGACGCGGGAGACGTAGCCGCCGAAGGAGTGCCCGACCAGGTGCACCGGCGCGTCCGGTGAGACCTGATCGACGACACCGCGCAGGTCATCGACGAAATCGGCCATCGTGTAGCCGGCGATGTCGTCGGGCC
Encoded proteins:
- a CDS encoding alpha/beta fold hydrolase produces the protein MTQGTEIPIETITLRGGAGALAGWEVNPPLGTPNLGTVVLVPGFTGSKEDFEFMLPLLAAAGYRAVAYDQRGQWQSEGPDDIAGYTMADFVDDLRGVVDQVSPDAPVHLVGHSFGGYVSRVSVVDEPARFRSLTLLASGPSSVEDIKFSPPQLVAQVVESAGQEFLWQQMSAAMDAAGQTPSPERAEFLHDRLVQTEKANILGILKCMETPPLADPATLRDAGVPLLVAYGDTNDLWDPEVHENFARQLQARTAVYPGIGHVPNEDVPAQVTADLVNFWKEPA
- a CDS encoding beta-glucosidase, which gives rise to MTDNIEALLDKLDLEAKIRLISGSNIFRFAGDESIGLTEMPVSDGPSGVRGETWDERDPSVSLPSGSALAATWDRELLAEIGGLIAAEARRKNVYAVLGPTINLHRSPLGGRHFECFSEDPMLTGEMAAAYVTGVQDHGVSACPKHYVANDSETERFTADVIVDDRTLRELYLYPFERSVEAGAWMIMDGYNSVNGATMTENPLLDEPLKGEWGFDGVVVSDWTAVRSTEGAANGTDLAMPGPWELWAAPLVQAVREGKVPEAAIDEKVRRILRFAQRVGALNATPQQPPAFTDETARRLVRDAAAKAMVLATNDGVLPLGRPTRVALLGAAAAQPRFGGGGSSTVVPSHTSSPLQGLRDVLPVEYTPGVHLNENLIAVPLDLVTDPETGTAGVNLRFLDGETVLHSEHRTAGNLMLFGTPFALQAKSFQIRGRLRADEAGDWRIGFAGVGTLRLELDGQTVLSETVFPEGGDPVEMLLNPPQRFVTRTLAEGDEVDVLIELVPALDKGLPAMGITFCIGRPRRSADEEFAAAVDLARSCEVAVVVVGTTEAIESEGYDRKDLSLPGRQNELVAAVAAVNPRTIVVVNSGAPVEMPWRDDVAAVLLSWFPGQEFGDALADVLTGATEPGGRLPTTWPEVMADVPVLNTQPAADNTLPYPEGIHIGYRAWLKSGVAPAYPFGHGLGYTSWELTDLTVSGRTATVTARNIGERAGRQVVQAYLSRADSAVDRPVRWLSGFAAVEAGAGETVTATIELPDRSFQHWTEQGWAVEPGAFTLHVGTSVSALPLTAEIS